In the Afipia sp. GAS231 genome, TCGACATGCACAGGCAACCCGTCATCGAGAAGGCGGATGAATGCGGGTCAAAGGCGGCGGCGCAACCGTTGCCTTCTTCCAGGCGTCGAGTGCTTGTATCCGCGAAAACCACGCCTGCAGGTTTGCGTAACCCGTGACCGGCAATTCGGCCGCGGCCGTGTGCATCAGCGGCGAGGCAATCGCGAAATCGGCCAGCGTCAGTTTGTCCTGCGCAATCCATTCGTTGCGCGCCAGGTGATCATCGAGCACCTGCGCCGCCGCTGACAGCAACGCTTCACCGCGCGCGATTTCGACCGGATCGGGTCCGCCTGCACCGCCGACCATTTTCTTCGAGACGCGTTCCCGGGTGATGAAT is a window encoding:
- a CDS encoding glutathione S-transferase family protein, which translates into the protein MRLYYHPLSSNSRRVVLTALHLNVDLELVVVDLLKGEHKAPEYLRQNPNGKVPLLNDDGFMLWESHAIMQYLADGSPGQDLYPLDVKARADVNRWLFWSAYHFTPAVGFITRERVSKKMVGGAGGPDPVEIARGEALLSAAAQVLDDHLARNEWIAQDKLTLADFAIASPLMHTAAAELPVTGYANLQAWFSRIQALDAWKKATVAPPPLTRIHPPSR